The genomic DNA ATCCATGGCAGAAGCGGTGGCGATCATCGCGGGATTCAAATGGTTGGCTTCGCAATCATTCATGATCGACCTCCTCAGAAAGGGATACTCCTACATCGGCATGGATGTGGACGAAAAGCTGCAGGATCTGCAAAATATCGTAATCCCCCAAATAGAGATGCTGATTGAGGCCGCAGAAAATAGCCTGCATAAAGACCGCCTCCATGGTTGGCTGCGGAGCCTCGAGGAAGCAGTTTACGAAGCAGAGGACGTGCTGGACCTGCATGACTATTACCTTCTCGGAAAAAAAGTGAAGAGTGGTGCAGGAGGAATCAAGGTACGTCTGGAATCTCTTCCTCCAATCAAAtacttatcaaaaaaatttagtacAAAGCTGAAAAACAGCTTAGTTAAGCTGGAGAAGACTGCTGCGAAAGCCAAGGAATTTCAGCCATTCTTGTCCGGAGGGAGCAGTAATGTAAGAGGATCTGAAACTGTCAATGAATCAGGTCGGAGGGTCACCACCTCGCTGCTCACTCACAAAGTGTTCGGCCGAGACAAGCAGCGTGATCATATCGTTAAGCTTCTGCATGAGACGGCGGGGCTTGAACCTGAGTCTAGCTTTGTTGGAAACTATTCTGTTGTAGCCATCGTTGGTCTAGGAGGAGCTGGGAAGACGACTCTTGCACAGTATGTTTGCGATTATGAAAGAGAAGCAGAAGGCAAGCATTTCGATGTCACCATGTGGGTTCATGTGTCCCAGATATTCGATGTTAAAGAGTTGACAAGAGAGATGGTGGAATCAGCATCCGGAGGGGAATGCCCTCGCCTTGATAATCTCGACACCCTTCAAGGAAAATTGGAAGGTTTCCTAAGATCAAAGAAGTTTTTACTCGTATTGGACGATGTATGGAGCAAGAAAGAGGCGGCCGAGCTGCAGTGGGAGCAATTGCTCGCTCCTTTACGAGTGGGCAATAGAGGAAGTAAGATCTTAATGACGACCCGTGAGAAGGGCGTAGCAGATAGTTTAGACGCTAGAGACATTTTAGACCTAAAAGAACTAGAAAAAAatgacttcttgtacttgttCATGTACTATGCCTTTGGCGATGCCAAAATTGATGATAACGGCCTATACAAGAAATTAGAAGAGATCGTGAGCCAGAACGAACCGAAACTGCACGGCTCTCCCTTAGCTGCGAGAATGGTTGGTAGTCGGCTACGCAAAAGGATGGATGCGGACTTTTGGAAGAGGATTTTAAGTGGAGACCTATTGAAAGACACTATGAAGTCTCTGTTGTGGAGTTATCAAAACCTAGAAGCACATTTGCAGAGGTGCTTCTCATATTGCAGTCTATTTTCTAAGGGTCAGAAAATCCGGCGCAAGAAGCTAATTCACCTGTGGGTTGCTGAGGGCTTCATCAAGACAGTGGATGAGAGCGAGAGAATTGAGGATATAGGCCAAGATTACTTTGATGAATTGCTATCCAGCTCTTTCTTTCAACCGACAGAAGACGATGATCTCTTCACTATTCATGATCTATTGCATGATCTAGCAGAGATGGTTTCTAAAGATCGATTTCTTAGAGTTGAAGGAAATTTGACAGAGGCAGTAGTACCTCAAGAGATTCGTCATCTTTCCCTCCGCGTCGATACACTGAGTGATCTTGTTGAGAAGatatgtaatttaaaaaatctccGCACATTGATATTTCTTACGACGACTGATGATTATTATTTCATTGATGATCTTCTTCACAACATATTTGTCAAACTGAAAAAACTAAGGGTGGTGGATATTGGTGAATTAGAATTAAGAAAACTACCAGAATCAATTGGAGGCTTGAAGCATCTGCGCTACCTTGATCTTCATAAGtcatcatttaaaattttgccaaaattaatttatacacTCTACCATTTAGAATTTCTGCATATAGATAGATGTGAATTAGTGGCAAAAGGACTAGCCAACT from Ananas comosus cultivar F153 unplaced genomic scaffold, ASM154086v1, whole genome shotgun sequence includes the following:
- the LOC109703813 gene encoding putative disease resistance protein RGA3 yields the protein MAEAVAIIAGFKWLASQSFMIDLLRKGYSYIGMDVDEKLQDLQNIVIPQIEMLIEAAENSLHKDRLHGWLRSLEEAVYEAEDVLDLHDYYLLGKKVKSGAGGIKVRLESLPPIKYLSKKFSTKLKNSLVKLEKTAAKAKEFQPFLSGGSSNVRGSETVNESGRRVTTSLLTHKVFGRDKQRDHIVKLLHETAGLEPESSFVGNYSVVAIVGLGGAGKTTLAQYVCDYEREAEGKHFDVTMWVHVSQIFDVKELTREMVESASGGECPRLDNLDTLQGKLEGFLRSKKFLLVLDDVWSKKEAAELQWEQLLAPLRVGNRGSKILMTTREKGVADSLDARDILDLKELEKNDFLYLFMYYAFGDAKIDDNGLYKKLEEIVSQNEPKLHGSPLAARMVGSRLRKRMDADFWKRILSGDLLKDTMKSLLWSYQNLEAHLQRCFSYCSLFSKGQKIRRKKLIHLWVAEGFIKTVDESERIEDIGQDYFDELLSSSFFQPTEDDDLFTIHDLLHDLAEMVSKDRFLRVEGNLTEAVVPQEIRHLSLRVDTLSDLVEKICNLKNLRTLIFLTTTDDYYFIDDLLHNIFVKLKKLRVVDIGELELRKLPESIGGLKHLRYLDLHKSSFKILPKLIYTLYHLEFLHIDRCELVAKGLANWINLHHLYFSQMNLNVARLGCLKQLGNLRNFQGYSIHINGLENVKEKGEAPVEIKGIEKL